From Anopheles darlingi chromosome 2, idAnoDarlMG_H_01, whole genome shotgun sequence, the proteins below share one genomic window:
- the LOC125952469 gene encoding transcription factor mef2A-like translates to MTSKPEPADKLGRNMKALPANCQKLADGIQQSWNRAIPENDYIQLGTFRYGVRLSNTGLLEDAMTTDRGGKAVSDHQHHHHRSSSRGSSNGAPYDHFSNGSDGGGGSRAGSIPCSTGSGSSEQPAANCCCIRASSNDPSSNVEIPPWTNSYGTRTKLPLPATGNGAGSLNAKNRKSSPSASTASTVAGGWGGLASPATSPAHHQHQYQQQQQQQSRHLHLAPNRTTNGHALSSPSTQSYGHGSEDGPSLGYSNGHTNNNTNNGSQLHHHHNNNNKNNNGYHNNRNGAEANEEPDQQQQQQQQETSQTGESTSPRCSAVVCCYGNSFGTGTITGSGRKKRPTNNKEHEPQTVSPGAPHQHHPRDIQRLREHRDAGVTVTGGGADRRALHRGSDRGGTTQLVRGNASVQQLLYANGFTADAAIGGTDAGGTYEDDGGRSSGSFYRFADGDLNLNPRNAPQQQQHQQQQQQVLQRWQSAPSANAGVTAAVVTDRRELNINNFEKKQVASTEPHYGQSFVASGGGRHAVEPNRSASPNGSSPAGPDWSVVGGRGRTLQPPSSLPVKSYSFHRDRDRTAGGGAAGQLFDRCSPLFEPLPLTTGRNRSFRNAQHTPVVRRSSATVRHGTVPDEPRSPGTDFGTASGLAFSRTVRQSPPGCGAESEYPSSPVPTAPTSPYGRVNTLLTRKSSLPVLSSERNSSYYHQQHHQQQQQQYPVISSSRASIDECYPFDKSTCQPECILTPRSHRKQPCSDALNEIRLQSLNKYCNQLLLAGQQQQQQQQQQPFVASPRPGRRGPSTSRRRPHLDELEDELGFIDSSDLSSAGDEQSGGHNGLIAITTVAAAAASAGDGDVTGASQHQHYGRNIYNDSSSDELSSVCSGVEQLTRACASVVVGSPIAANTTNSSGVGGGAPPSANGHQAYNAGNASNGSLLRSFGRRTSGTLGSEQNSSTSDSNNNNNKRRHRFADDDVGDVGGTKHTNTAATLATPATAAAAANNSSATVVNGTVGVSVSVATDVTGVSGGSIPHSMLHQQQPQRAPRQATNR, encoded by the exons ATGACCAGCAAACCGGAACCAGCAGACAAATTGGGAAGGAACATGAAAGCGCTGCCAGCGAACTGCCAAAAACTGGCCGACGGGATCCAGCAATCGTGGAACCG AGCGATCCCTGAGAATGACTATATTCAGCTCGGTACGTTTCGGTACGGCGTGCGGCTTTCGAACACCGGCCTGCTGGAGGATGCGATGACTACTGATCGTGGTGGAAAGGCTGTAAGCgatcaccaacatcatcatcatcgcagtaGTTCACGTGGATCGAGTAATGGTGCCCCGTATGATCACTTCTCGAACGGTAGCGACGGAGGCGGTGGCAGTCGCGCCGGAAGTATACCTTGCAGTAcgggcagtggcagtagcgaGCAACCGGCGGCCAATTGTTGCTGCATCCGAGCATCGAGCAACGATCCTAGCAGCAACGTGGAGATACCACCGTGGACCAACAGCTACGGAACGCGTACCAAGCTACCCttaccggccaccggcaacggTGCCGGATCCTTGAATG ctaagaatagaaaatcatCTCCCTCTGCATCGACAGCTTCGACGGTGGCGGGTGGATGGGGTGGTCTAGCATCACCAGCCACCTCACCCgcccatcaccagcatcagtaccagcagcagcagcagcaacagtcgagGCATCTGCATCTGGCGCCCAACCGAACCACCAACGGTCACGCTCTCAGCAGTCCGTCGACGCAATCGTACGGCCACGGAAGTGAGGACGGTCCCAGTCTCGGCTACAGCAACGgtcacaccaacaacaacaccaacaacggtagccagcttcatcatcatcacaacaacaacaacaaaaacaacaacggctATCACAACAACAGGAACGGTGCGGAAGCGAACGAGGAgccagatcagcagcagcagcagcagcagcaagagacgAGCCAGACCGGTGAAAGTACCTCGCCCAGGTGCTCGGCGGTGGTGTGCTGCTACGGCAACAGCTTCGGTACCGGTACGATCACCGGCAGTGGTCGGAAGAAACGGCCAACGAACAACAAGGAACACGAACCGCAAACCGTTTCACCTGGCGCCCCacaccagcatcatccccGTGATATCCAGCGGCTCCGTGAGCATCGGGATGCTGGAGTCACCGTCACGGGCGGTGGCGCCGATCGACGCGCGTTGCATCGTGGTAGTGATCGCGGCGGGACGACGCAACTAGTACGTGGAaacgcgagtgt CCAGCAGCTGCTCTACGCCAACGGTTTCACCGCGGATGCGGCCATCGGTGGTACCGATGCTGGTGGTACGTACGAAGATGATGGCGGTAGATCAAGTGGCAGCTTCTATCGGTTCGCTGATGgtgatttaaatttaaatccgAGAAACgcaccacaacagcagcaacaccagcaacaacaacagcaagtgCTTCAACGTTGGCAGAGCGCACCTTCTGCGAATGCGGGTGTGACGGCGGCTGTGGTGACCGATAGGCGCGAGCTGAACATAAATAATTTCGAGAAAAAGCAAGTGGCGTCCACTGAGCCCCACTACGGACAGAGTTTTGTGGCAAGTGGCGGTGGCAGGCACGCtgttgaaccgaaccgatccgcaTCACCGAACGGTAGCAGTCCTGCCGGTCCGGActggtcggtcgtcggtggtcgCGGCCGCACTCtgcagccaccatcatcgttacCGGTGAAATCGTACAGCTtccatcgggatcgggaccgaacggctggtggcggtgcggcTGGTCAGCTGTTTGACCGTTGTTCACCCCTGTTCGAACCCCTGCCGTTGACCACCGGTAGAAATAGATCGTTTCGTAACGCGCAGCACACGCCGGTGGTGAGACGCTCATCGGCCACCGTACGCCACGGTACCGTGCCCGATGAACCGCGATCACCCGGTACGGATTTCGGTACGGCGAGTGGTCTCGCGTTTTCGCGAACAGTCCGTCAGTCGCCACCAGGATGCGGTGCTGAGTCAGAGTACCCTTCTTCACCTGTTCCTACTGCCCCTACGTCTCCGTACGGCCGAGTGAACACGCTATTGACGCGCAAATCCTCGCTACCGGTGCTCAGTAGTGAACGTAACAGCAGCTactaccatcagcagcatcaccaacagcagcagcaacagtatccgGTGATCAGTAGTAGCCGGGCATCGATCGACGAGTGCTATCCGTTCGACAAGTCCACCTGCCAACCGGAGTGTATACTGACGCCCCGGTCACACCGCAAACAACCGTGCAGTGATGCGCTGAACGAGATACGGCTGCAATCACTGAACAAATACTGCAACCAGTTGCTGTTGGccggccaacagcagcagcagcagcagcagcagcaacctttcGTTGCCagtccccggcccggccgtCGGGGTCCATCGACTTCGCGGCGTCGTCCTCACCTCGATGAGCTGGAGGACGAGCTCGGTTTCATTGACTCGTCCGATCTGTCATCGGCTGGCGATGAGCAGAGTGGCGGTCATAACGGTTTGATTGCCATTACTA cagtagcggcggcggcggcatccgctggtgatggtgatgttacCGGTGCgagtcagcaccagcactacgGTCGAAACATTTACAACGATTCGTCCTCGGACGAGCTGAGCAGTGTGTGTAGTGGTGTCGAGCAGCTCACGCGTGCCTGTGCCAGTGTAGTAGTAGGTTCACCGATCGCTGCCAATACTACTAACAGcagcggcgtcggtggcggcgcgCCTCCATCAGCCAACGGTCATCAAGCGTATAACGCAGGTAACGCTAGTAACGGTAGCCTACTACGATCGTTTGGTCGTCGTACGAGTGGTACACTCGGTAGTGAACAGAACAGCAGTACAAGtgatagcaacaacaacaacaacaaacgacgtCATCGGTttgcagacgacgacgtcggcgacgTCGGTGGTAccaagcacaccaacacagcGGCCACGTTAGCGACgccggcgacggcagcagcggctgctaATAATAGCAGCGCCACCGTAGTGAACGGCACGGTAGGTGTCAGTGTATCAGTCGCCACCGATGTCACTGGTGTCTCtggtggcagca TACCTCACTCCatgctgcaccagcagcagccgcagcgggCGCCTCGACAGGCGACAAATCG ATAA
- the LOC125947884 gene encoding uncharacterized protein LOC125947884, with amino-acid sequence MEKRSNTLDRLQRFVKKSTSSANAEKQQASGGGGGQSGNGGSSTASTKTERLRELTELLTKGGSRGSSVPPAPPPPPPPPPIPPPRRAKQSHSIDRGSGTPMKATTSTTSLIDSILSQSTGGEMSPMAAKNKVSRSVDLPYRFADSGQRMSTPSSPQPEHKPQLSLLRANVSTSNLEVALHDGTTARPLAKGGQPSSPGRGADSETTLKMADDEDQQLFVKLSRPESRTIVGSYTQKTIPFRSASFSQVDYSSGKYIRSALGALKNSLLSSKGGSGKDSATVTGDETGAGKLESTARSCSPTELCGGPTTTARYAEDTDVAKLTIKKTELSINLMPMADDFGRLVCDDRMKRFEGKDLASNRNSDIETIVEDPVAEHVENVENPAPAPSPPLPPPPPGDEEGSTTLIVNPAASINVMQASEMVLIEPPVEEGIPITPCSLSKDDECLQQATTCLIPVPVYDCVVSEWSTAKPSEQWIDASMTEYSKFQDCLGSIKEVNESAIAEVLPPMPPPSMPESSSSIEEEEVEDEDAELPVEKITIARPPQIIEPLDTTIDLSEADVGALFCTPPVSIICTEPESNEFTTIIDGAGGVGGGTTPSGVVSGTQHKVSVVLDDGSEVVEVVEVRKRHSNNEDAGGDTPSSRHSNELDEKRRLESRKSRRKGIYIQWPAIDGNGSELEPDGTTAGAGAGDGSVLVASPSSVTGSSCEDRHAGNWTHKVRNEKDSSLELSGESFTDLSGREDGVSGKDGMERPGTYSPDARYRLDPTTPDSDTGRNAPVWPVKGDAAANHHRRQSLTYQSSDEKDDTLALAPAATGGVRSLKSTFLRSDSVSDCESDRASSRDRTSASPAPGAGTDADLKRYSKRPLRGPYGQMLEAEMKKPTAKVQYNEILEELTRNESHGSLTSVSTTRSRGGAGSQSMDETNDRHTGGKSSGKPRKTSANLPVPTHVRTASSPSKLSDSSSHSTGGGGGGGSAASRRHLSHIEQRSTDSDRSEKSGSGGGGHGLGGKKFSLDSHHHAASEKVSKRASEGSGGMVVHEKHHGTGNKRSCSSASDKQPKRSLDEVVRLSQNSRTPSERSIGTLQTPEMLGTSKGMAASPELLAELLKGSSEKLITEQLTTTVTGTTATGSPGPNAGNALPSAVLNCLDTRTHVVVELFNTEKSYVESLQTIVLKYLNQLKSPDNAGLVGVQTVDEIFFMVPAILNIHERFLEELRRRLDSWDKLQMIGDAFVDVFSRPVILDTYTAFVNNWNRAKDAIRSAREKCPAFARFLEAMAREHKGKLSLDNLLIKPVQKFPNYELIFTRLIKHTDVAHPDQKPLQEALKLVHDILMFLNCKEKEALENGQRETALRELEGVIEGMNDLVTPDRAFLLFDLVSMPSGQVTRKERGFFLFNDLLVITSIKRRSGTIRKTNMTCPGSVASTLDTNKYKYLTKIALDDLEIVKSKDENVRRIMKEIEHLTDDSGKLVQIADLAASLRCSHIPLEEAIRDLQREIQRQLAERQTNDAQLNVLELTLTTSNGTQNMTVVFSKPDKRTQWEEIFTEAKQKLANSIERSQIPEFFVSVPIRKTRAGLQFTCASPTLGTQKDVWVCNSDGYVGQVCVLSLVPEPSVTSCNGVCNARILCVSSVPASEERANSTLMNVNISIIDGSSSGSSTIGKPTVTNSSTVNSSPAKAANDRKGSFKQARSNTGSRSVSNESDIQLDSGSSSEDSEPEGGGGAPERPTNQSPIGGLTANHRQQDSTASCPMMAGGTESGETTENQQSTMWLGTEDGCIHVYNCTDNIRIKKNKIKIPHVSAVYSILYLDNRVFVSLANGDICVYSRDRTGWNVSAPLTVTVGTVSNPVVKLLNVHGKLWCAIQGTIKVLNTKSLQIDSQIQISNDSKPITNMTVLNDYVWISVQNSAHIKCCHHESFEVIFEVNLAPSVNKMLSNCDDIIRQHKAACLRVTSLLACKDLIWVGTSAGVLLTIAAHNVAKGSPLPVVTGIPHGHTGHVRFLTFVESPELDGDGATNEETVRSERSDRASGTGPSVGKGKVAATVHNHRPLLVISGGDGYEDFRSTGNNTMSDVAGREDSTNHLLLWKV; translated from the exons ATGGAGAAACGCAGCAATACGCTCGATCGTCTGCAGCGGTTCGTGAAGAAGAGCACCTCGAGCGCCAATGCGGAGAAGCAGCaggctagtggtggtggtggtggccagagtGGTAATGGAGGATCTTCAACGGCCAGCACCAAAACGGAACGTCTGCGTGAGTTGACGGAGTTGCTCACGAAGGGTGGCAGTAGAGGATCGTCAGTACCACCGGCGcctcctccaccgccaccgcctcctccgataccaccaccacggaggGCTAAACAAAGTCACAGTATCGATCGAGGTAGTGGTACACCGATGAAAGCCACTACCTCGACCACCAGcctgatcgattcgatcctcAGTCAGTCCACCGGTGGCGAGATGAGCCCGATGGCCGCCAAGAACAAAGTATCCCGATCGGTCGATCTTCCGTACCGGTTCGCGGACAGTGGTCAGCGTATGTCGACACCGAGCTCACCGCAACCGGAACACAAACCCCAGCTCAGTCTGCTGCGGGCCAACGTAAGCACTTCGAACCTGGAGGTAGCACTCCACGACGGAACGACGGCACGGCCGTTAGCAAAGGGAGGCCAACCGAGCTCGCCTGGAAGGGGAGCCGACTCGGAAACGACACTCAAGATGGCGGACGACGAGGATCAGCAGCTGTTTGTGAAACTGTCACGACCGGAATCGCGCACCATCGTCGGTTCGTACACGCAGAAGACGATCCCGTTCCGTAGTGCATCGTTCTCGCAGGTCGATTACTCGTCCGGCAAGTACATCCGGTCGGCACTCGGTGCACTCAAGAACAGTCTGCTGTCATCGAAGGGTGGCAGTGGCAAAGATTCCGCGACAGTCACCGGTGATGAAACCGGTGCCGGGAAGCTGGAATCGACTGCTCGTAGCTGTAGCCCAACGGAACTGTGCGGTGGTCCTACTACGACCGCCCGGTACGCGGAAGACACGGATGTGGCCAAACTGACGATCAAGAAGACGGAACTGAGCATCAACCTGATGCCGATGGCCGACGACTTTGGACGTTTGGTGTGTGACGATCGGATGAAGCGGTTCGAGGGTAAGGATCTTGCCTCGAACCGCAACTCGGACATCGAAACCATCGTCGAGGATCCGGTAGCGGAACACGTGGAGAATGTGGAGAATCCTGCTCctgcaccttctcctcctcttcctcctcctcctccgggtgATGAGGAAGGATCGACGACGCTAATAGTGAACCCCGCGGCTAGTATTAACGTGATGCAGGCATCGGAGATGGTACTAATAGAACCTCCGGTTGAGGAAGGCATTCCGATCACTCCCTGCTCGCTGTCGAAGGATGACGAGTGTTTGCAGCAGGCCACGACCTGCCTcatcccggtgccggtttACGATTGTGTGGTGAGCGAGTGGAGCACGGCCAAACCATCGGAACAGTGGATCGATGCGTCGATGACGGAGTACAGCAAGTTCCAGGACTGTCTCGGTAGCATCAAGGAGGTGAACGAGAGTGCGATCGCGGAGGTACTGCCgccgatgccaccaccatcgatgccGGAATCATCCTCCTCgatcgaggaagaggaagttgaggatgaggatgcgGAACTACCGGTGGAGAAGATCACGATTGCGCGGCCACCACAAATCATAGAACCGCTCGACACGACCATCGATCTGTCGGAGGCGGATGTCGGTGCCCTCTTCTGTACACCGCCCGTTTCGATCATCTGCACCGAGCCGGAAAGCAACGAGTTCACGACGATCATCGATGGTGCaggaggtgttggtggtggtactacCCCCAGTGGTGTTGTTAGTGGTACCCAGCACAAGGTATCGGTCGTGCTGGATGATGGCAGTGAGGTGGTCGAGGTGGTTGAAGTCCGTAAACggcacagcaacaacgaggATGCCGGTGGGGACACACCGAGTAGCCGCCATTCGAACGAGCTGGACGAGAAGCGACGCCTGGAGTCACGTAAGTCACGCCGGAAAGGCATCTACATCCAGTGGCCGGCGATCGATGGGAATGGGAGTGAACTGGAACCGGATGGGaccaccgccggtgccggtgccggtgatggttCCGTGCTAGTAGCTTCGCCATCGTCGGTCACCGGATCTTCCTGCGAGGACCGGCATGCCGGCAACTGGACGCATAAGGTCCGTAACGAGAAGGATTCGAGCTTGGAGCTAAGCGGCGAAAGCTTCACCGATTTAAGTGGCCGCGAAGATGGTGTCAGTGGAAAAGATGGTATGGAGCGACCGGGCACGTACTCACCGGACGCCCGGTATCGGCTGGATCCGACAACGCCCGATTCGGACACTGGCAGGAACGCACCGGTGTGGCCGGTTAAGGGTGATGCGGCGGCCAACCATCACCGAAGGCAGAGTCTAACGTATCAAAGCTCGGATGAGAAGGACGATACCTTGGCGTTGGCCCCGGCGGCAACGGGCGGTGTCCGGTCGCTCAAGTCAACCTTCCTACGCTCGGACTCGGTATCCGATTGCGAGAGTGATCGTGCTTCGTCCCGTGATCGTACCAGCGCTTCACCGGCCCCTGGCGCTGGCACCGATGCCGATTTGAAGCGCTACTCGAAGCGACCACTCCGTGGTCCGTACGGTCAGATGCTGGAGGCGGAAATGAAGAAACCGACGGCCAAAGTGCAGTACAACGAAATTCTCGAGGAGCTGACACGCAACGAAAG CCACGGATCGCTGACGAGCGTATCGACGACGAGAAGTCGCGGCGGTGCCGGTAGCCAATCGATGGACGAAACCAACGATCGGCACACCGGTGGTAAATCCTCGGGAAAGCCACGGAAAACGAGTGCCAATCTGCCAGTTCCAACGCACGTCCGGACCGCCTCCAGTCCTTCCAAGTTGTCCGACTCATCGTCACATTCgaccggaggtggtggtggtggtggttccgctgCATCCAGGCGACACCTTAGCCATATCGAGCAGCGCAGTACGGACTCGGATCGGTCGGAAAAAtccggcagtggcggtggaggcCACGGGCTCGGTGGCAAAAAGTTCTCCCTCGACAGTCACCATCATGCGGCGTCCGAAAAGGTCTCGAAGAGGGCTTCGGAGGGCAGCGGAGGAATGGTGGTGCACGAGAAGCATCATGGCACCGGCAATAAGCGTAGTTGCTCGAGTGCCAGCGATAAGCAACCCAAGCGTAGCCTGGACGAGGTTGTACGGTTGTCACAGAACAGTCGCACACCGTCGGAGCGCAGCATCGGAACGCTGCAAACGCCTGAGATGCTGGGAACGTCCAAGGGAATGGCCGCCTCACCGGAACTGCTTGCCGAACTGTTGAAAGGTTCGAGCGAGAAGCTGATCACCGAGCAGctaacgacgacggtgacgggaACGACGGCAACGGGCAGTCCGGGACCGAACGCCGGCAATGCGTTACCCTCGGCTGTACTGAACTGTTTG gATACACGAACACACGTCGTGGTGGAGCTGTTCAATACCGAGAAGTCATACGTGGAGTCACTACAAACCATAGTGTTG AAATACCTGAACCAGCTCAAGTCGCCCGATAACGCGGGTCTGGTCGGGGTGCAGACGGTGGACGAGATTTTCTTCATGGTACCGGCGATACTGAACATACACGAGCGCTTCCTGGAGGAGCTGCGCCGTCGGCTCGACTCCTGGGACAAGCTGCAGATGATTGGCGATGCGTTCGTCGATGTGTTCTCACGCCCCGTCATACTGGACACGTACACCGCGTTCGTGAACAACTGGAACCGGGCGAAGGATGCGATACGAAGCGCACGGGAAAAGTGTCCCGCCTTTGCGCGCTTTCTCGAGGCGATGGCACGCGAGCACAAGGGCAAACTGTCGCTGGACAACCTGCTGATCAAGCCGGTACAAAAGTTTCCCAA CTACGAGCTGATATTCACAAGACTGATCAAGCACACGGATGTGGCCCACCCGGACCAGAAACCGCTACAGGAAGCGCTAAAGCTGGTGCACGACATTCTGATGTTTCTGAACtgcaaggagaaggaggcgctCGAGAACGGGCAACGTGAGACGGCACTGCGCGAACTCGAGGGTGTGATCGAGGGCATGAACGATCTGGTAACGCCCGATCGGGCCTTCCTGCTGTTCGATCTTGTCTCGATGCCGTCCGGCCAGGTGACGCGCAAGGAGCGgggtttcttcctcttcaacgATCTGCTTGTCATAACAAGCATCAAGCGAAGGAGCGGCACGATACGCAAAACGAACAT GACCTGTCCCGGCAGTGTAGCCTCAACACTcgacacaaacaaatacaaatacCTGACCAAGATCGCGCTGGATGATCTGGAGATTGTGAAAT CTAAGGATGAAAATGTGAGGCGCATCATGAAGGAGATCGAGCACCTGACGGACGATAGCGGGAAGCTGGTGCAGATAGCGGATCTAGCGGCCAGCCTAAGATGCTCCCATATTCCGCTCGAGGAAGCGATCCGTGATCTGCAACGTGAGATTCAGCGGCAACTAGCTGAACGGCAAACGAACGACGCACAGCTGAACGTGCTGGAGTTAACGCTGACCACATC CAACGGTACCCAGAACATGACCGTGGTGTTCTCGAAGCCGGACAAGCGCACCCAATGGGAGGAGATCTTTACGGAGGCGAAGCAGAAGCTGGCCAACAGTATCGAGCGCAGCCAGATTCCGGAGTTCTTCGTGTCCGTACCGATCCGTAAGACGCGGGCTGGTCTGCAGTTCACCTGCGCCTCGCCGACGCTCGGTACGCAGAAGGATGTTTGGGTGTGCAATAGCGATGGGTACGTGGGGCAGGTCTGTGTGCTCAGCCTCGTCCCGGAACCGTCCGTAACGAGCTGTAATGGGGTGTGTAACGCGCGGATACTGTGCGTCTCGTCCGTGCCAGCCAGTGAGGAGCG AGCCAACTCTACCCTGATGAACGTGAATATTTCGATCATCGATGGATCGAGCAGTGGTAGTAGCACCATCGGTAAACCAACGGTAACCAACTCGTCGACAGTCAATTCTTCTCCGGCCAAAGCGGCGAACGATCGGAAGGGTTCGTTCAAGCAGGCCCGGTCCAATACGGGCAGCCGGTCCGTAAGCAACGAGTCCGACATTCAGCTCGATTCGGGCAGCTCGAGTGAGGATTCGGAACCGGAGGGCGGAGGAGGTGCACCGGAGCGCCCCACGAACCAATCCCCGATCGGTGGGTTGACGGCAAACCATCGGCAGCAGGACTCGACCGCGAGCTGCCCCATGATGGCCGGTGGCACCGAGAGCGGTGAGACGACCGAGAATCAACAGTCAACGATGTGGCTAGGGACCGAGGATGGCTGCATACACGTGTATAACTGCACCGACAACATACGAATTAAGAAGAACAAGATCAAGATACCGCACGTGAGTGCGGTCTACTCGATCCTCTATCTCGATAACCGCGTGTTCGTTTCGCTTGCCAATGGCGACATCTGCGTGTACTCGCGCGATCGCA cCGGTTGGAATGTGTCCGCCCCTCTGACGGTTACGGTCGGTACGGTGAGCAATCCGGTGGTGAAGCTGCTGAATGTACACGGCAAGCTGTGGTGTGCGATACAGGGCACCATTAAAGTATTAAATACAAAAAGTTTGCAG ATTGACAGTCAAATTCAAATCTCAAACGATTCGAAACCAATCACAAATATGACAGTATTAAATGATTACGTGTGGATTTCGGTGCAGAACTCGGCGCACATCAAGTGCTGCCATCACGAAAG CTTCGAGGTAATTTTCGAAGTGAACCTGGCACCGTCGGTCAACAAGATGCTTTCGAACTGTGATGACATTATCCGGCAGCACAAGGCCGCCTGTCTCCGGGTAACTTCGCTCCTGGCCTGCAAGGACCTGATCTGGGTCGGTACGAGTGCTGGCGTGCTGCTTACCATTGCCGCACACAACGTTGCAAAAGGGTCGCCACTACCCGTGGTAACTG GCATTCCCCATGGCCACACGGGCCATGTTCGGTTTCTCACATTCGTCGAGTCGCCCGAGTTGGATGGAGACGGAGCAACCAATGAGGAGACGGTTCGATCCGAACGATCGGATCGCGCAAGCGGTACTGGGCCATCGGTTGGAAAGGGTAAGGTGGCGGCCACCGTGCACAACCATCGACCATTACTGGTCATATCCGGGGGTGACGGTTACGAGGACTTCCGCAGTACTGGCAACAACACAATGAGCGATGTGGCTGGCCGTGAAGACAGCACaaaccatctgctgctgtggaaGGTATAA
- the LOC125947961 gene encoding uncharacterized protein LOC125947961 yields MPKTQETKFINSLFLTNLIQSQYNETEVKIKVYDVEPATADINDPYARSSMNRILVKYTSKENPSDAAITFVAKIKPSEGQLVQQFQKTDVFDKEILVYKSILPTMVNMIAKLGSVIELAPHLIYSSEVPSDLLVLEDLTVRGYSVENQALGLTLDQSRMALEKLAFFHAASAIMLTENTVPNGVFAKFTRGTFHKEHQDRLRHFPDVMATVCELAPEFGYNTELTEKLRQLPPKTLQKAIEAYESDFRGFKVLNHGDFWTNNILFRYQGNELVDALFVDFQNCVVGSPIIDLVYFLASSPAYDVLQKHRDELVFVYHETLTLLLQKLGYSKPIPKLMDLQVELLKHGSLQVIYALTVSPFLRTKDAQNTPPMQPTLHSPNQKLPGNDVKQILRAHAPSIAAQLRAFQMVGLLDWGATESKIKGLMSRFQH; encoded by the exons ATGCCGAAAACACAGGAAACTAAGTTCATCAATTCGCTGTTCCTCACCAACCTCATCCAGTCGCAGTACAACGAGACGGAGGTGAAGATCAAGGTGTACGATGTCGAACCGGCGACCGCGGACATTAACGATCCGTACGCGCGCTCTTCAATGAACCGAATTCTGGTGAA GTACACCTCGAAGGAAAACCCGAGCGATGCGGCGATAACGTTCGTGGCGAAGATTAAACCAAGCGAGGGTCAGCTGGTGCAGCAGTTCCAGAAGACGGACGTGTTCGACAAGGAGATTCTGGTGTACAAGTCCATCCTACCGACCATGGTCAACATGATTGCCAAGCTGGGCAGCGTCATCGAGCTGGCACCGCA CCTTATCTACTCGTCCGAGGTGCCATCCGATCTGCTCGTCCTGGAAGATCTCACCGTCCGAGGATATAGCGTCGAGAATCAGGCGCTCGGTCTTACGCTCGACCAGAGCCGTATGGCGCTGGAGAAGCTAGCCTTCTTCCACGCAGCCAGTGCCATCATGCTGACCGAGAACACGGTTCCGAACGGTGTGTTTGCAAAGTTCACCCGTGGTACCTTCCACAAGGAGCACCAGGATCGGCTGCGCCATTTCCCGGACGTTATGGCGACCGTCTGTGAACTGGCGCCCGAGTTTGGCTACAACACCGAGCTGACTGAGAAACTCCGCCAGCTGCCACCTAAGACGCTCCAAAAGGCGATCGAAGCGTACGAGAGTGATTTCCGGGGTTTCAAGGTTCTGAACCACGGTGATTTCTGGACCAATAACATCCTCTTCCGGTACCAGGGGAACGAGCTCGTTGACGCACTGTTT GTTGACTTCCAGAACTGTGTCGTCGGTTCACCGATAATCGATCTGGTGTACTTCCTGGCCTCCTCGCCCGCCTACGATGTGCTGCAGAAGCACCGGGACGAGCTGGTATTCGTGTACCACGAAACGCTCACCCTGTTGCTGCAGAAACTCGGCTACAGTAAGCCAATCCCGAAGCTGATGGACCTGCAGGTCGAGCTGCTGAAGCACGGCTCGCTGCAGGTGATCTACGCGCTCACCGTATCCCCGTTCCTGCGCACCAAGGACGCCCAGAATACGCCACCCATGCAACCGACCCTGCACAGCCCGAACCAGAAGCTACCGGGCAATGACGTGAAGCAGATCTTGCGAGCTCACGCACCCAGCATCGCGGCTCAGCTACGTGCCTTCCAGATGGTGGGTCTGCTCGATTGGGGTGCCACGGAGAGCAAGATCAAGGGTCTCATGTCCCGTTTCCAGCACTAA